Below is a genomic region from Pseudomonas berkeleyensis.
GTCGCCATGGAGGCAGCGATTTTGAACGCCATCTCGTTGGAGTCGACGTCGTGGTAGGAACCATCGAATACGGTCGCCTTCAGGCCGATCAGCGGATAGCCGGCAACGACGCCGTTCTTCATCTGCTCTTCGATACCCTTCTGGATCGCCGGGATGTATTCCTTCGGAACCACACCACCAACAACTTCGTTGGTGAACACCAGACCCTCGGTGATGTTGCCCTTGTCGTCCACGTCCGGAGTCGAGAAGCGAATCCAGCAGTGACCGAACTGACCGCGACCACCGGACTGACGAACGAACTTGCCTTCGATCTCGACAGCGTCCTTGGTGATGGTTTCACGGTAGGAAACCTGCGGCTTACCGATGTTGGCTTCGACGTTGAACTCGCGCTTCATGCGGTCAACGAGGATGTCCAGGTGCAGCTCACCCATACCGGAGATGATGGTCTGACCAGTTTCTTCGTCGGTCTTGACGCGGAACGACGGGTCTTCCTGAGCGAGTTTGCCCAGTGCGATACCCATCTTCTCCTGGTCGGCCTTGGTCTTCGGCTCTACTGCTACCGAGATGACCGGCTCCGGGAAGTCCATACGCTCGAGGATGATCGGCTTCTCTGGATCGCACAGGGTTTCACCAGTGGTGACGTCCTTCATGCCGATCAGAGCAGCGATGTCGCCAGCGCGCACTTCCTTGATCTCTTCACGCTGGTTGGCGTGCATCTGCACCATACGACCAACGCGCTCTTTCTTGCCCTTCACGGAGTTGATGACCGACTGGCCAGACTCCAGAACGCCCGAGTAAACGCGGACGAAGGTCAGCGTACCCACGAACGGGTCAGTCGCGATCTTGAACGCCAGAGCCGAGAACGGCTCGTTGTCGTCAGCGTGACGCTCGTCGTAGTCAGCCTCTTCGATCTGATCTTTCGGCTTGTCGGCCAGATCCGGGTGAATACCCTTGATCGCAGGGATCTCGGTCGGAGCAGGCAGAAAGTCGATAACGGCATCGAGAACCAGCGGAACGCCCTTGTTCTTGAAGGACGAACCACAGACAGCCGGAACGATCTCGCTAGCCAGAGTGCGCAGGCGCAGACCAGCCTTGATTTCCTCGACGGAGAGGTCGCCCTCTTCGAGGTACTTGTTCATCAGCTCTTCATTGGCTTCGGCAGCAGCCTCGACCATGTTGGAGCGCCACTCGTTGGCCAGGTCTACCAGCTCGGCAGGAATTTCTTCCTCACGATAGGTAGTACCCTTGTCGTCTTCGTTCCAGTAGATGGCCTTCATCTTGATCAGATCAACCTGACCTTCGAAGTTCTCTTCCGAACCGATAGCGATCTGAATTGGAACCGGGGTGTGACCCAGGCGGTTCTTGATCTGACCGACGACACGCAGGAAATTGGCACCAGCACGATCCATCTTGTTCACGTAGACGATACGCGGAACACCGTACTTGTTGGCCTGACGCCATACGGTTTCAGACTGCGGCTCAACGCCCGAAGTACCACAGAACACAACGACAGCACCATCGAGTACGCGCAGCGAGCGCTCTACTTCGATGGTGAAGTCAACGTGACCGGGGGTATCGATGACGTTTACGCGGTAGTTGTCGTACTGACCAACCGAACCTTTCCAGAAGGTGGTGATGGCAGCAGAAGTAATGGTAATACCACGCTCCTGCTCCTGAACCATCCAGTCGGTGGTCGCGGCGCCATCATGCACCTCGCCCATCTTGTGGCTCAGGCCTGTGTAGAACAGGATCCGCTCGGTAGTGGTGGTCTTGCCCGCGTCAACGTGAGCACAGATACCGATGTTACGGTAGCGGTTAATTGCTGTATTACGAGCCATAAAGCCCTCGCAAGGTTAGTGGAGCCGGAATTAGAAGCGGTAGTGCGAGAAAGCTTTGTTGGCCTCAGCCATACGGTGCACGTCTTCACGCTTCTTGACAGCAGCGCCTTTGCCTTCAGCAGCATCCAACAGCTCACCAGCCAGACGCAGAGCCATGGACTTCTCACCGCGCTTGCGCGCGAAGTCCACCAGCCAGCGCATAGCCAGGGCGTTACGACGGGACGGACGAACTTCGACCGGAACCTGGTAGGTAGCACCGCCTACACGGCGGGACTTGACTTCGACCAGCGGAGCGATGGCGTCGAGAGCTTTCTCGAAGATTTCCAGGGGATCGCTGTTCTTGCGTGCTTTGACAGTGTCCAGAGCACCGTAAACGATGCGCTCGGCCACGGCCTTCTTGCCGCTTTCCATCACGTGGTTCATGAATTTGGCGAGAATCTGACTTCCGTACTTCGGATCGTCCAGAATCTCACGCTTTGCTGCTACACGACGTCTTGGCATGATAAGCCCTCAAACGGTCTTCAGGTTAGCCCGGGACTGACGGCAAAACCGCGCCCGACCTTACTCTTATCGACTCAACTAAATATAAAGATTCAAGCAGCCTTATTTCGGACGCTTGGTACCGTACTTGGAACGACCTTGCTTACGGTCTTTGACGCCGGAGGTATCCAGCGAACCACGCACGGTGTGGTAGCGCACACCCGGAAGGTCCTTTACACGACCGCCACGGATCAGCACGACGCTGTGCTCTTGCAGGTTGTGGCCTTCACCACCGATGTACGAAGAAACTTCGTAACCATTGGTCAGACGCACGCGGCACACTTTACGCAGTGCCGAGTTAGGTTTCTTCGGCGTGGTGGTGTACACGCGGGTGCACACGCCACGACGCTGCGGGCAGTTCTGCAGCGCAGGCACGTCGGATTTCTCGACGATGCGCTTACGCGGCTGACGTACCAGCTGGTTGATAGTTGCCATCTACTAGCTCCACTGTTGTCTTTCGACGCTATTTACCTACACACAAATAAATTTGGCAGAGCCAAGCCCTGCCAAATTTAGGGGTGCATGAGTCTAAAGAGACCCGCGCCCCCAGTCAAGGCAAAGCCCCGCTAGCGAACTAGCGAGGCTTCGACTCAATTTCCGCTGGAGTTCAGCGCTTCGGTCAGTGCGGCTTCCACTTCACTGGCGCTGACACGTACCGGCTTGTCGGCTTCACGACGACGCTTGCGTTCGCTGTGGTAGGCCAGGCCGGTACCAGCCGGGATCAGACGACCCACGACCACGTTTTCTTTCAGACCGCGCAGGTAGTCGCGCTTGCCGGTTACCGCCGCTTCGGTCAGTACGCGGGTAGTTTCCTGGAAGGAAGCCGCGGAGATGAACGACTCGGTGGACAGCGAGGCCTTGGTGATACCCAGCAGTACACGAGTGTACTTGGCGACGAACTTGTCCTCTTCGGCCAGACGCTCGTTCTCGCCCAGAACCTGGGTGAGCTCCATCTGATCGCCTTTGATGAAGGACGAATCGCCCGACTCACTCACTTCGACCTTACGCAGCATCTGCCGCAGGATGGTCTCGATGTGCTTGTCGTTGATCTTCACGCCCTGCAGACGGTAAACGTCCTGGATCTCGTTGACGATGTACTTGGCCAGCGCGCTCACACCCAGCAGACGCAGGATATCGTGCGGATCGCTCGGGCCGTCGGAGATGACTTCACCGCGGTTCACTTGTTCGCCTTCGAAGACGTTCAGGTGACGCCACTTAGGAATCAGCTCCTCGTACGGATCGCTACCATCGGTCGGCGTGATGACCAGACGGCGCTTGCCCTTGGTCTCCTTGCCGAACGAGATGGTGCCGCTGATTTCCGCCAGGATCGAAGCTTCTTTCGGACGACGAGCTTCGAACAGGTCGGCAACGCGCGGCAGACCACCGGTGATGTCGCGAGTCTTCGAGGTTTCCTGCGGGATACGGGCGATAACGTCACCAACCGCGATCTGCGCACCATCCGCCACGCCGACCAGGGCGTTGGCAGGCAGGAAGTACTGAGCGGGAACGTCGGTACCCGGCAGCAGCAGTTCCTTGCCGTTGGCGTCGACCATCTTGATGGCCGGACGAATGTCCTTGCCAGCAGCCGGACGATCCTTCGGATCGAGAACCTCGATGTTGGTCAGACCGGTCAGTTCGTCGGTCTGGCGCTTGATGGTGATGCCCTCCTCCATGCCGACGAAGGTCACGGTACCCTTCATTTCGGTCACGATCGGGTGGGTGTGCGGATCCCACTTGGCGACGATGGCGCCAGCGTCGACCTTGTCGCCTTCCTTCACCGAAATCACGGCGCCGTACGGCAGCTTGTAGCGCTCGCGCTCACGACCGAACTCGTCAGCCACAGCCAGCTCGCCGGAGCGGGAAACCGCTACCAGATTGCCGTCCACGCGCTCGACGTGCTTGAGGTTGTGCAGACGGATCGCACCGCCGTTCTTCACCTGGACGCTGTCGGCAGCCGAAGTACGGCTGGCGGCACCACCGATGTGGAAGGTACGCATGGTGAGCTGGGTACCCGGCTCACCGATGGACTGGGCAGCGATAACGCCGACCGCTTCACCGATGTTGACGCGGTGACCACGGGCCAGATCGCGACCGTAGCACTTGGCGCAGATGCCATAGCGGGTTTCACAGGTGATCGGCGAACGCACGACGACTTCGTCGACGCTGTTCAGCTCGATGAACTCGACCCACTGCTCGTCGATCAGGGTGCCGGCCGGAACGATGACGTCTTCGGTGCCCGGCTTGAACACGTCCTTGGCGATGACACGACCCAGTACGCGCTCACCCAACGGCTCGACGACGTCGCCGCCTTCGATGTGCGGAGTCATCAGCAGACCGTGCTCGGTGCCGCAGTCGATCTCGGTCACCACCAGATCCTGCGCCACGTCGACCAGACGACGGGTCAGGTAACCGGAGTTCGCGGTCTTCAGTGCGGTATCCGCCAGGCCTTTACGAGCACCGTGGGTGGAGATGAAGTACTGCAGAACCGACAGACCTTCGCGGAAGTTCGCGGTGATCGGCGTCTCGATGATGGAGCCGTCCGGCTTGGCCATCAGACCACGCATACCGGCCAGCTGACGGATCTGGGCGGCACTACCACGAGCACCAGAGTCCGCCATCATGTACATGGAGTTGAAGGACTCCTGCTCGACGGTCTTGCCTTCGCGATCGACAACCGGCTCTTTCGAGAGGTTGGCCATCATCGCCTTGGAAACTTCGTCGTTGGCCTTCGACCAGAGGTCGATCACCTTGTTGTACTTCTCGCCCTGGGTGACCAGACCGGAGGCGTACTGCGATTCAATTTCCTTCACTTCCTCGGTAGCGGCGTCGATGATGCGCGCCTTCTCATCCGGGATGACGAAGTCGTTCACGCCGATCGACACACCGGAGATGGTCGAGTAGGCGAAACCGGTGTACATCAGCTGGTCGGCGAAGATGACGGTGTCCTTCAGACCCACGGTGCGGTAGCACTGGTTGATCAGCTTGGAGATCGCCTTCTTCTTCATCGACTGGTTGACCACGTCGTAGGACAGGCCAGCCGGTACGATCTGGAACAGCAGCGCACGGCCAACGGTGGTGTCGACGATGCGGGTATTCTTGGTGATCGAACCATCTTTCTCTTTGATGGTTTCGTTGATACGCACTTTCACACGGGCGTGCAGGGACGCTTCGCCGGCGCGGAATACGCGGTCGACTTCCTGCAGGTCGGCGAATACGCGACCTTCACCCTTGGCGTTCACCGCTTCACGGGTCATGTAGTACAGACCCAATACAACGTCCTGCGACGGCACGATGATTGGCTCACCGTTGGCGGGCGACAGGATGTTGTTGGTCGACATCATCAGTGCGCGCGCTTCGAGCTGGGCTTCCAGGGTCAGCGGCACGTGTACGGCCATCTGGTCACCGTCGAAGTCGGCGTTGTACGCGGCGCAGACCAGCGGGTGCAGCTGGATGGCTTTACCTTCGATCAGTACCGGCTCGAACGCCTGGATACCCAGACGGTGCAGGGTCGGTGCACGGTTGAGCAGGACGGGGTGTTCGCGGATCACTTCAGCGAGAACGTCCCAAACCTCCGGCAGCTCGCGCTCGACCATCTTCTTGGCGGCCTTGATGGTGGTCGCCAGACCACGCATTTCCAGCTTGCCGAAAATGAACGGTTTGAACAGCTCGAGAGCCATCTTCTTCGGCAGGCCGCACTGGTGCAGGCGCAGGGTCGGGCCCACAGTAATCACGGAACGACCGGAGTAGTCCACGCGCTTACCGAGCAGGTTCTGACGGAAGCGACCTTGCTTACCTTTGATCATGTCAGCCAGCGACTTCAGCGGACGCTTGTTCGAGCCAGTGATGGCGCGACCGCGACGGCCGTTGTCGAGCAGGGCATCAACCGCTTCCTGCAGCATGCGCTTTTCGTTGCGCACGATGATGTCCGGCGCCGACAGATCAAGCAGGCGCTTCAGACGGTTGTTACGGTTGATGACGCGGCGATACAGGTCGTTCAGATCGGAAGTGGCGAAACGGCCACCATCGAGCGGCACCAGCGGACGCAGATCCGGCGGCAGAACCGGCAGAACGGTCAGCACCATCCACTCCGGCAGGTTGCCGGAGTCCTTGAAGGCTTCCATCAGCTTCAGGCGTTTGGACAGCTTCTTGATCTTGGTCTCGGAGTTGGTCTGCGGAATCTCTTCACGCAGGCGGCCGATCTCGTGATCCAGGTCAATGGCGTGCAGCAGCTCGCGAACGGCCTCGGCGCCCATGCGCGCGTCGAAGTCATCACCGAACTCTTCCAGCGCTTCGAAGTACTGCTCGTCGTTCAGAAGCTGGCCCTTCTCGAGGGTGGTCATGCCAGGATCGATCACCACGTAGCTCTCGAAATAGAGCACGCGTTCGATATCACGCAGGGTCATGTCCATCAGCAGGCCGATACGGGACGGCAGCGACTTCAGGAACCAGATGTGGGCGACTGGCGAGGCGAGTTCGATGTGCGCCATGCGCTCACGACGAACCTTGGCCAGAGCAACTTCAACGCCGCACTTCTCGCAGATCACACCGCGGTGCTTGAGGCGCTTGTACTTGCCGCACAGGCACTCGTAGTCCTTGACCGGGCCAAAGATCTTGGCGCAGAACAGGCCGTCGCGCTCTGGCTTGAAGGTACGGTAGTTGATGGTTTCCGGCTTTTTAACTTCACCGAACGACCACGAACGGATCATCTCAGGCGAGGCCAATCCGATACGGATGGCGTCGAACTCTTCGATCTGACCCTGGTTTTTCAGCAAATTCAGTAGGTCTTTCAAGGCCTTTCCTCCTGGCGGAGCGGGCAGCGAGCTGGACTAGCCCCGCTGCCGATTCACGTCGTGTTATTCGGTTTCCAGATCGATATCGATGCCGAGCGAACGGATCTCTTTGATCAGTACGTTGAAGGACTCGGGCATGCCCGGCTCCATACGGTGATCGCCATCCACGATGTTCTTGTACATCTTGGTACGGCCGTTCACGTCGTCCGACTTCACGGTCAGCATTTCCTGCAGGGTGTAGGCGGCGCCATAGGCTTCCAGTGCCCAGACCTCCATCTCCCCGAAACGCTGACCACCGAACTGCGCCTTACCACCCAGCGGCTGCTGGGTAACCAGGCTGTAGGAACCAGTGGAACGGGCGTGCATCTTGTCGTCCACCAGGTGGTTCAGTTTGAGCATGTACATGTAGCCGACGGTGGTCGGACGCTCGAACTGGTTACCGGTACGACCGTCGAACAGACGCATCTGGCCACTCTCAGGCAGATCAGCCAGCTTCAGCATGGCCTTGATCTCGGTTTCCTTGGCGCCGTCGAACACGGCAGTTGCCATCGGTACACCACCCTTGAGGTTATTCGCCAGCTCGAGGATCTCGGTATCGGAGAACTCGTCGAGGTTTTCCTGACGGCCACCGATCTCGTTGTAGATCTCAGCAAGGAACTTGCGCAGTTCGGCGATCTTGCGCTGCTCTTCGAGCATGCGGTTGATCTTCTCGCCCAGGCCCTTGGCCGCGAGGCCCAGGTGGGTTTCGAGAATCTGACCGACGTTCATACGCGACGGAACGCCCAGCGGGTTCAACACGATGTCGACCGGAGTACCGTTGGCGTCGTGCGGCATGTCTTCGACCGGCATGATCACCGAAACGACACCCTTGTTACCGTGACGACCGGCCATCTTGTCACCCGGCTGGATGCGACGGCGGATGGCCAGGTAGACCTTGACGATCTTCAGTACGCCCGGAGCCAGGTCATCGCCCTGCTGCAGCTTGCGCTTCTTGTCTTCGAACTTGTCGTCGAGCAGCTGACGGCGGTCGGAGATGTAGGCCTGGGCCTTCTCCAACTGCTCGTTCAGGGCGTCGTCGGCCATGCGCAGTTTGAACCACTGGCCACGCTCGAGACCGTCGAGGAACTCGTCGGTGATCGCGGTGCCTTTCTTCAGGCCAGCGCCGCCTTCGGCGATCGCGCCGACCAGAGCGGAACGCAGACGCTCGAAGGTCGCACCTTCGACGATGCGGAACTCTTCGTTCAGATCCTTGCGGATCTCGTCCAGTTGCATCTTCTCGATCGACAGGGCACGGCTATCGCGCTCGACGCCATCACGGGTGAAGACCTGCACGTCGATGACGGTGCCCTTGGTGCCGGTCGGCACACGCAGGGAAGTGTCCTTAACGTCGGACGCCTTCTCACCGAAGATCGCACGCAGCAGCTTCTCTTCCGGGGTCAGCTGGGTCTCGCCTTTCGGAGTGACCTTACCGACCAGGATGTCGCCCGGGCCGACTTCGGCGCCGACGTAGACGATACCGGCTTCGTCCAGCTTGTTCAGAGCAGCTTCGCCAACGTTCGGGATGTCGGAGGAGATTTCCTCTGGGCCGAGCTTGGTGTCACGCGCCACACAGGTCAGTTCCTGAATGTGGATGGTGGTGAAGCGGTCTTCCTGAACCACACGCTCGGACAGGCAGATGGAGTCTTCGAAGTTGAAGCCGTTCCACGGCATGAACGCAACGCGCATGTTCTGACCCAGCGCCAGTTCACCCATATCGGTGGACGGGCCGTCAGCCATGATGTCGCTGCGCGCAACCTTGTCACCCTTGCGCACCAGCGGACGCTGGTTGATGCAGGTGTTCTGGTTGGAGCGGGTGTATTTGGTCAGGTTGTAGATGTCGACACCGGCTTCGCCAGTTTCGACTTCGTCATCATTGACGCGAACCACGATACGGCTGGCGTCGACGGAGTCGATCACACCACCACGACGAGCCACGACGCAGACACCGGAGTCACGGGCGACGTTGCGCTCCATGCCGGTACCCACCAGCGGCTTGTCGGCACGCAGAGTCGGTACAGCCTGACGCTGCATGTTCGACCCCATCAGTGCACGGTTGGCGTCGTCGTGCTCGAGGAACGGAATCAGCGAGGCGGCAACCGAGACTACCTGCTTCGGCGAAACGTCCATCAGGGTGACGTCTTCCGGCGCCTTGACGGTGAATTCGTTGAGGTGACGCACGGCAACCAGTTCGTCGATCAGCTGACCTTTGTCGTTCAGGGTCGCGGACGCCTGAGCGATCACGTGGTCGGCTTCTTCGATGGCGGACAGGAACACGATCTCGTCGGTGACCTGACCTTCCTTGACCACACGGTACGGGCTTTCCAGGAAGCCGTACTGGTTGGTGCGGGCATAGGCCGCCAGCGAGTTGATCAGACCGATGTTCGGGCCTTCTGGCGTTTCGATCGGGCACACACGGCCGTAGTGAGTCGGGTGTACGTCGCGGACTTCGAAGCCGGCGCGCTCACGGGTCAGACCGCCTGGGCCGAGTGCGGAAACACGGCGCTTGTGGGTGATCTCGGAGAGCGGGTTGTTCTGGTCCATGAACTGCGAAAGCTGGCTGGAACCGAAGAACTCCTTCACCGCCGCCGCAACCGGCTTGGCGTTGATCAGGTCTTGCGGCATCAGGCCTTCGCTTTCAGCCATCGACAGACGCTCTTTGACCGCACGCTCGACGCGCACCAGACCTACACGGAACTGGTTCTCGGCCATCTCGCCAACGCAACGTACGCGACGGTTACCCAGGTGGTCGATGTCGTCGACGATGCCTTTACCGTTACGGATGTCGACCAGGGTCTTCAGTACGGCAACGATGTCTTCCTTGCTCAGCACGCCCGAACCTTCGATCTCGGTGCGACCGATACGGCGGTTGAACTTCATGCGGCCCACGGCGGACAGGTCGTAGCGCTCGGCACTGAAGAACAGGTTGTTGAACAGGGTCTCGGCAGCGTCCTTGGTTGGAGGCTCGCCAGGACGCATCATGCGGTAGATCTCGACCAGCGCTTCCAACTGATTGGTGGTGCTGTCGATCTTCAGCGTGTCGCTGATGAACGGACCACAATCGATGTCGTTGGTGTACAGGGTCTCGAAACGAACGACCTGAGCCTTGGCCATCTTGACCAGCAGGTCGGCGGTCAGCTCGGTGTTGCACTCGGCGATGATTTCGCCGGTAGCCGGGTGCACGATCGCCTTGGCAGTGGTGCGGCCAATGACGTAGTCGAGCGGAACTTCCAGCTCTTTGATACCAGCCTTGTCCAGCTGATTGATGTGACGGGCAGTGATACGACGCCCCTGTTCGACGATGACCTTGCCGCTGCCATCCTTGATGTCGAGCACGGCGACTTCACCGCGCAGACGCTGCGGAACCAGCTCCAGGTTCAGGCTCTCGCCCTTCACGTGGAAGACGTTGGTGTCATAGAAGGCATCCAGCACTTCTTCAGTGCTATAACCCAACGCGCGCAGCAGGACGGAAGCCGGCAGTTTGCGGCGACGGTCGATACGCACGAATACCGCGTCCTTCGGATCGAACTCGAAGTCCAACCAGGAACCGCGGTAAGGAATGATGCGAGCGGAGTACAGCAGCTTGCCCGAGCTGTGAGTCTTGCCACGGTCGTGGTCGAAGAACACGCCTGGCGAACGGTGCAGCTGGGACACGATGACGCGCTCGGTACCGTTGATGACGAAGGTACCGTTCTCGGTCATGAGCGGAATTTCGCCCATGTACACTTCTTGCTCTTTGATGTCCTTGATCGCTTTGTTCGACGACTCTTTGTCGAAAATGATCAGGCGCACTTTCACGCGCAGCGGCACGGCGAAGGTCACGCCACGCAGGACGCACTCCTTGACGTCGAACGCCGGCTCGCCCAGGCGATAGCCGACATACTCCAGGGCGGCGTTGCCGGAGTAGCTGATGATCGGGAATACCGACTTGAAGGCCGCGTGCAGGCCGATGTCGCGGAACTGTTCCTTGCTCACCCCTTGCTGCAGGAATTCGCGGTACGAATCCAGCTGGATGGCCAGGAGGTAAGGCACATCCATGACATCCGGCAACTTGCTAAAGTCCTTGCGGATACGTTTTTTCTCAGTGTATGAGTAAGCCATCAGCGTTCCCCAGCTTGGTCACCTGCTTGTTTGGCCAGCGCCGGCGGCGATGACCAGAAAATCGTGCAAACCCTCGGTTTGCGACCGTCTCGACGGACGGGTTTTTCCTGCTCCAGGTCGGCTGACGAACAGCCAACCTAGAACGGAAAAAGGCCGGTGGCATAAGCCACCAGCCATCAGCCTTACGCGAATCGCTCGGGCTGTAGACGCAAGGTACGAACTTACTTGAGCTCGACCTTGGCGCCAGCTTCTTCCAGTGCCTTCTTGGCAGCTTCGGCTTCTTCTTTCGAAACGCCTTCTTTGACCACGCCCGGGGCGCCGTCAACAACAGCCTTGGCTTCTTTCAGACCCAGACCGGTCAGCTCGCGAACGGCTTTGATCACGTTCACTTTCTTGTCGCCAGCTTCAGCCAGGACGATGGTGAACTCGGTCTGCTCTTCAGCAGCGGCAGCGGCAACAGCTGGGCCAGCGGCAACAGCAGCAGCAGCGGTAACGCCGAAGGTTTCTTCCATCGCTTTGATCAGCTCAACGATTTCCACAACGGATTTCTGGCCGATCGCTTCGATGATTTGCTCGTTAGTCAGAGACATGACTATCAATTCCTGTATTAGGGTGACGGCCTACGCGACCATCAAATTAAACGTTTGATTTCGAAAGTGCTCACGCCGCCTTAGGCAGCAGCAGCTTCTTTCTGGTCGCGAATAGCTGCCAGGGTGCGGGCGAGCTTGCTGGTGGCGCCTTGAATAACGCTCATCAGCTGCGCGATGCCCTCATCACGGGTCGGCAGAGTTGCCAGTACGTCGATCTGGTTTGCTGCGAGGAACTTGCCCTCGAACGCAGCTGCCTTGATCTCGAACTTGTCCTGACCCTTGGCGAATTCCTTGAAGATACGAGCAGCAGCGCCCGGATGTTCGTTGGAGAACGCGATCAGGGTCGGGCCTTTGAACACGTCGTTGAGCACGTCGAACTGAGTGCCTTCAACAGCGCGCTTGAGCAGGGTGTTGCGCACGACTTTCACGTACACACCAGCCGCTCGGGCCTCTTTACGGAGTCCGGTCATTGCGCCGACAGTCACGCCACGGGCATCAGCCACGACAGCGGACAGACCGGCTTTGGCAGCCTCGTTGACTTCAGCGACGA
It encodes:
- the rplJ gene encoding 50S ribosomal protein L10; the encoded protein is MAIKLEDKKAIVAEVNEAAKAGLSAVVADARGVTVGAMTGLRKEARAAGVYVKVVRNTLLKRAVEGTQFDVLNDVFKGPTLIAFSNEHPGAAARIFKEFAKGQDKFEIKAAAFEGKFLAANQIDVLATLPTRDEGIAQLMSVIQGATSKLARTLAAIRDQKEAAAA
- the rpoB gene encoding DNA-directed RNA polymerase subunit beta yields the protein MAYSYTEKKRIRKDFSKLPDVMDVPYLLAIQLDSYREFLQQGVSKEQFRDIGLHAAFKSVFPIISYSGNAALEYVGYRLGEPAFDVKECVLRGVTFAVPLRVKVRLIIFDKESSNKAIKDIKEQEVYMGEIPLMTENGTFVINGTERVIVSQLHRSPGVFFDHDRGKTHSSGKLLYSARIIPYRGSWLDFEFDPKDAVFVRIDRRRKLPASVLLRALGYSTEEVLDAFYDTNVFHVKGESLNLELVPQRLRGEVAVLDIKDGSGKVIVEQGRRITARHINQLDKAGIKELEVPLDYVIGRTTAKAIVHPATGEIIAECNTELTADLLVKMAKAQVVRFETLYTNDIDCGPFISDTLKIDSTTNQLEALVEIYRMMRPGEPPTKDAAETLFNNLFFSAERYDLSAVGRMKFNRRIGRTEIEGSGVLSKEDIVAVLKTLVDIRNGKGIVDDIDHLGNRRVRCVGEMAENQFRVGLVRVERAVKERLSMAESEGLMPQDLINAKPVAAAVKEFFGSSQLSQFMDQNNPLSEITHKRRVSALGPGGLTRERAGFEVRDVHPTHYGRVCPIETPEGPNIGLINSLAAYARTNQYGFLESPYRVVKEGQVTDEIVFLSAIEEADHVIAQASATLNDKGQLIDELVAVRHLNEFTVKAPEDVTLMDVSPKQVVSVAASLIPFLEHDDANRALMGSNMQRQAVPTLRADKPLVGTGMERNVARDSGVCVVARRGGVIDSVDASRIVVRVNDDEVETGEAGVDIYNLTKYTRSNQNTCINQRPLVRKGDKVARSDIMADGPSTDMGELALGQNMRVAFMPWNGFNFEDSICLSERVVQEDRFTTIHIQELTCVARDTKLGPEEISSDIPNVGEAALNKLDEAGIVYVGAEVGPGDILVGKVTPKGETQLTPEEKLLRAIFGEKASDVKDTSLRVPTGTKGTVIDVQVFTRDGVERDSRALSIEKMQLDEIRKDLNEEFRIVEGATFERLRSALVGAIAEGGAGLKKGTAITDEFLDGLERGQWFKLRMADDALNEQLEKAQAYISDRRQLLDDKFEDKKRKLQQGDDLAPGVLKIVKVYLAIRRRIQPGDKMAGRHGNKGVVSVIMPVEDMPHDANGTPVDIVLNPLGVPSRMNVGQILETHLGLAAKGLGEKINRMLEEQRKIAELRKFLAEIYNEIGGRQENLDEFSDTEILELANNLKGGVPMATAVFDGAKETEIKAMLKLADLPESGQMRLFDGRTGNQFERPTTVGYMYMLKLNHLVDDKMHARSTGSYSLVTQQPLGGKAQFGGQRFGEMEVWALEAYGAAYTLQEMLTVKSDDVNGRTKMYKNIVDGDHRMEPGMPESFNVLIKEIRSLGIDIDLETE
- the rplL gene encoding 50S ribosomal protein L7/L12, which translates into the protein MSLTNEQIIEAIGQKSVVEIVELIKAMEETFGVTAAAAVAAGPAVAAAAAEEQTEFTIVLAEAGDKKVNVIKAVRELTGLGLKEAKAVVDGAPGVVKEGVSKEEAEAAKKALEEAGAKVELK